Proteins from a single region of Hordeum vulgare subsp. vulgare chromosome 6H, MorexV3_pseudomolecules_assembly, whole genome shotgun sequence:
- the LOC123406352 gene encoding calmodulin-binding protein 60 B-like encodes MNEKRGLEAAAAGDGRPEAKRSRPPALASVIVEALKVDSLQRLCSSLEPILRRVVSEEVERALGKLGPAAITGRSSPKRIEGPGGRNLQLQFRTRLSLPLFTGGKVEGEQGAAIHVVLLDTSNGCVVSSGPESSAKLDIVVLEGDFNNEDEEGWTEEEFDSHVVKEREGKRPIITGDIQVTLKDGVGTIGEFTFTDNSSWIRSRKFRLGLKIASGFCQGVRIREAKTEAFMVKDHRGELYKKHYPPALKDEVWRLEKIGKDGSFHKRLNKSGILTVEDFLRLVVRDPQKLRTILGSGMSNKMWDSLVEHAKTCVLSGKYYIYYSDEHRTAGAIFNDLYAFCGLISGEQFYSSESLDDGQKLFADGLVKKAYDNWMYVIEYDGKALLNPKPKKKAALTSQPEARAPAAYVQRISSTSMPGPSTAGSNGSIGYDGNQTATQSVQLQSSSANVPLPYDEAFSFLPPTMLMGSNQGTASDAMGLELSQLHHTISQAHPIQPANVSYDNWHHNRDSQYADDFTEDIRMKSHQLLEGEDMQQLLRVFNMGGASPGLPDETFSYQTYMPSPLPTPGFEGEPSRPSGKAVVGWLKIKAAMRWGIFVRKKAAERRAQIVELDD; translated from the exons ATGAACGAGAAGCGCGGGCTGGAAGCGGCCGCCGCCGGCGACGGCCGCCCCGAGGCTAAGCGGTCGCGCCCCCCGGCTCTTGCCAG TGTTATTGTTGAAGCACTAAAGGTGGATAGTCTGCAGAGGCTTTGCTCATCATTGGAACCAATTCTCCGTAGAGTG GTTAGTGAAGAAGTTGAGCGCGCCTTGGGAAAACTTGGTCCTGCTGCAATCACTGGGAG GTCTTCTCCAAAGCGAATTGAAGGTCctggtggaagaaatctgcaactCCAATTCAGGACAAGATTGTCCCTTCCCCTTTTTACCGGGGGAAAAGTTGAAGGGGAGCAGGGGGCTGCAATTCATGTTGTTTTGCTTGATACCAGCAATGGCTGTGTTGTATCATCTGGGCCAGAGTCGTCTGCCAAgcttgatattgttgttctagaaGGCGATTTCAACAATGAAGATGAGGAAGGCTGGACAGAGGAGGAATTTGACAGTCATGTAGTGAAGGAGCGTGAGGGAAAACGACCTATTATAACTGGCGATATACAAGTCACACTAAAAGACGGTGTTGGCACAATTGGGGAGTTCACGTTCACAGATAACTCTAGCTGGATAAGGAGTAGGAAATTCAGACTTGGTTTGAAAATTGCCTCAGGGTTTTGTCAAGGTGTTCGCATCCGTGAGGCAAAAACTGAAGCTTTCATGGTTAAGGACCATAGAGGAGAAT TGTACAAGAAGCATTATCCACCTGCATTGAAGGATGAGGTCTGGAGGTTAGAGAAAATAGGAAAAGATGGGTCGTTCCATAAGAGGCTGAATAAATCTGGAATTTTAACTGTTGAAGATTTTCTCAGGCTTGTTGTTCGGGATCCACAGAAGTTGCGTACT ATCCTCGGAAGTGGCATGTCCAACAAGATGTGGGATTCTCTTGTTGAACATGCAAAAACCTGCGTCTTAAGTGGAAAATATTACATATACTATTCTGATGAGCACAGAACTGCTGGTGCTATTTTCAACGACCTCTATGCATTCTGTGGGTTGATTTCTGGCGAGCAATTCTATTCATCTGAAAGTCTCGATGATGGCCAAAAG CTCTTTGCTGATGGGCTGGTGAAGAAAGCATATGATAATTGGATGTATGTTATTGAATATGATGGTAAAGCTCTCTTGAACCCTAAACCGAAGAAAAAGGCTGCATTAACTAGTCAACCTGAGGCTCGTGCTCCTGCTGCATATGTACAGCGCATTTCTTCAACGAGTATGCCAGGACCATCTACAGCAG GCTCAAATGGTTCTATAGGGTATGATGGCAACCAGACAGCAACACAGTCTGTTCAGCTTCAGAGTTCATCTGCTAATGTGCCGTTGCCATATGATGAGGCCTTTTCATTTTTGCCGCCTACCATGTTGATGGGTTCTAATCAAGGAACAGCAAGTGATGCCATGGGTCTGGAACTCAGCCaattgcatcacacaatttctcaAGCCCATCCAATTCAACCAGCAAATGTCAGCTACGATAATTGGCATCACAACCGTGATAGTCAGTATGCTGATGATTTCACCGAAGACATTCGCATGAAAAGCCACCAACTGCTCGAGGGTGAAGACATGCAGCAGCtgctcagggtcttcaatatgggTGGAGCTTCTCCTGGTTTGCCAGACGAGACGTTTTCCTACCAGACCTACATGCCATCTCCATTGCCAACCCCAGGCTTCGAAGGTGAGCCCAGCCGTCCATCGGGCAAAGCCGTTGTTGGGTGGCTCAAGATAAAGGCCGCTATGAGGTGGGGAATATTTGTCAGGAAGAAAGCTGCGGAGAGAAGGGCACAGATTGTTGAGCTGGATGATTAA